The following coding sequences lie in one Halomonas sp. 'Soap Lake #6' genomic window:
- the tsf gene encoding translation elongation factor Ts yields the protein MAAISASQVKELRERTGLGMMECKKALTEADGDIEVAIENLRKSSGLKAAKKAGRTAAEGAVVTRVAEDGSYGVMVEINSETDFVARDDNFIAFTGKIADAFFAAKNEDVAAVMAGDLESAREQLVQKIGENIGVRRAVVVNAVEGGLVGEYVHGGRIGVLTILKGGNSEAAKDVAMHVAAINPAVALPEDMPQEELDKEKAIILAQPDMAGKPEQIAEKMVEGRLKKYLAENSLTEQPFVKDPNQSVAEFVKAAGGEVVGFIRFEVGEGIEKEEVDFAKEVMEQAGRR from the coding sequence ATGGCAGCTATTAGCGCCTCCCAGGTTAAGGAACTGCGCGAACGTACCGGTCTTGGCATGATGGAGTGTAAAAAAGCACTCACCGAAGCCGACGGTGACATCGAAGTCGCGATTGAGAACCTGCGTAAAAGCTCTGGTCTTAAAGCCGCGAAGAAAGCGGGTCGTACCGCTGCAGAGGGTGCGGTTGTTACGCGCGTAGCAGAAGATGGTAGCTACGGCGTTATGGTCGAAATCAACTCTGAAACTGACTTCGTTGCCCGTGACGACAACTTCATTGCTTTCACCGGCAAGATCGCTGATGCGTTCTTTGCAGCGAAAAATGAAGATGTAGCCGCTGTTATGGCTGGCGATCTCGAGTCTGCTCGTGAACAGCTGGTTCAGAAGATTGGTGAGAACATCGGCGTACGTCGTGCCGTTGTAGTAAACGCTGTTGAAGGTGGTCTGGTGGGCGAATATGTCCACGGTGGCCGCATTGGCGTTCTGACCATTCTGAAAGGTGGCAACAGCGAAGCTGCTAAAGACGTTGCTATGCACGTTGCAGCGATCAATCCTGCTGTAGCCCTTCCGGAAGATATGCCGCAGGAAGAGCTGGACAAAGAGAAAGCGATCATCCTGGCCCAGCCGGACATGGCAGGCAAGCCAGAGCAAATCGCTGAGAAGATGGTTGAAGGCCGCCTGAAGAAGTACCTGGCTGAAAACAGCCTGACCGAGCAGCCGTTTGTTAAAGACCCGAACCAGTCTGTTGCTGAGTTTGTCAAAGCTGCTGGTGGTGAAGTAGTTGGCTTTATCCGCTTTGAAGTGGGCGAAGGCATCGAGAAAGAAGAAGTCGACTTTGCTAAAGAAGTCATGGAACAAGCTGGCCGTCGCTAA
- a CDS encoding Spx/MgsR family RNA polymerase-binding regulatory protein: protein MLTLYIINTCDTCRKARKALEERGIPFNTHDLRKDGLSASLLEHILERVPLLEAINKRSKTWRDLPQEAKDNLDATSARALLLEHPTLLKRPLLEVDHETMQVGYRDGDYDQLSG from the coding sequence ATGCTGACACTCTATATCATCAACACCTGTGACACTTGTCGCAAAGCACGCAAAGCGCTTGAAGAAAGGGGCATTCCTTTCAACACCCACGATCTGCGCAAAGATGGCCTATCAGCCAGCCTGCTGGAGCATATTCTTGAGCGGGTGCCACTACTGGAGGCGATTAACAAGCGCAGCAAAACCTGGCGCGACCTCCCCCAGGAAGCAAAAGACAACCTAGACGCCACCTCGGCGCGCGCCCTGTTATTAGAGCACCCTACACTGCTTAAGCGGCCGCTACTTGAGGTCGACCACGAGACGATGCAGGTGGGCTACCGCGATGGTGATTACGACCAATTAAGCGGCTAG
- the dapE gene encoding succinyl-diaminopimelate desuccinylase, with product MPITEPEALSPTLQLAFELLGRASVTPDDEGCQAVMIERLAALGFHVEQLPFGDVKNFWAVRGHHGPVLAFAGHTDVVPSGPHTNWEFPPFAPCIDDNGMLCGRGAADMKGSLAAMITAVERFVTTHPEHDGRIAFLITSDEEGPAIDGTRAVVEFLRERNERLDYCIVGEPSSTTRLGDVIKNGRRGSLGGVLHIKGVQGHVAYPHLARNPIHQAMPALDALVNEHWDAGNDFFPATSFQISNFRAGTGATNVIPGEVEVVFNFRYSTEVTHEMLRTRTEAILDRHGLEYHIDWTLNGEPFLTAEGELVDAAIRGVAAVTGERPKLSTSGGTSDGRFIATLGAQVVELGPLNDTIHKVNERVLASDLDKLSRIYEATLQALLTTNEVSV from the coding sequence ATGCCCATAACTGAGCCTGAGGCGCTGTCGCCCACGCTACAGCTCGCCTTTGAGCTACTTGGCAGAGCGTCGGTAACCCCCGATGACGAGGGCTGCCAGGCGGTCATGATCGAGCGCTTAGCAGCGCTCGGTTTTCATGTCGAACAGCTACCTTTTGGCGATGTGAAAAATTTCTGGGCGGTTCGTGGCCACCACGGCCCAGTCCTGGCGTTCGCTGGGCATACCGACGTGGTTCCTAGCGGTCCGCATACCAACTGGGAATTCCCACCATTCGCTCCCTGCATTGATGACAACGGCATGCTATGCGGGCGCGGTGCGGCAGATATGAAAGGCAGCTTAGCAGCCATGATTACCGCCGTAGAGCGCTTTGTAACCACCCATCCAGAGCACGATGGCCGCATCGCATTTCTGATCACCTCCGACGAAGAAGGTCCCGCGATTGACGGAACCCGCGCTGTCGTTGAGTTCCTACGCGAGCGTAACGAGCGGCTGGATTACTGCATCGTCGGCGAACCATCTTCCACAACCCGCTTGGGAGATGTGATTAAAAATGGTCGCCGCGGATCATTAGGCGGCGTTCTACACATCAAAGGGGTGCAAGGCCACGTCGCCTACCCCCATTTGGCACGTAACCCGATTCATCAGGCAATGCCAGCACTGGATGCGCTAGTCAATGAACACTGGGATGCGGGAAACGACTTCTTCCCAGCTACCAGTTTTCAGATCTCCAATTTCCGGGCAGGCACTGGGGCAACCAACGTGATCCCTGGTGAAGTAGAAGTGGTGTTCAACTTCCGCTACTCAACAGAAGTGACCCACGAAATGCTGCGGACTCGCACCGAAGCGATTTTGGACCGGCACGGCCTTGAGTACCACATTGACTGGACGCTTAACGGCGAACCATTTTTGACCGCTGAAGGAGAGTTGGTGGATGCCGCCATCCGCGGCGTAGCCGCTGTTACTGGCGAACGCCCCAAGCTTTCTACCAGCGGCGGTACTTCCGATGGACGCTTTATCGCCACCCTTGGCGCCCAGGTAGTCGAACTTGGCCCGCTTAACGATACCATTCATAAAGTGAATGAGCGCGTGCTTGCCAGCGACCTAGATAAGCTAAGCCGCATCTACGAGGCCACCCTCCAAGCGCTGCTAACTACCAACGAGGTAAGCGTATGA
- the dapD gene encoding 2,3,4,5-tetrahydropyridine-2,6-dicarboxylate N-succinyltransferase, protein MLSFALGIGTQNTQGDWLEIYYPAPLLNPAESLVTAAKEALDAPTGNAPVSFLPEDCTRLAKALEAAGHPEQAELAEALAASQRPLVAMFMESDQAPQTAPEVYLKLHLLSHRLVKPHGLDLTGMFGLLRNIAWTNEGAIDIEELPARRLKARLAGRTLSVDCVDKFPKMTDYVVPTGIRIADTARVRLGAYLGEGTTVMHEGFVNFNAGTEGPGMIEGRISAGVVVGKGSDLGGGCSTMGTLSGGGNIIIKVGEGCLIGANAGIGIPLGDRCTVEAGLYITAGSKVTLLDDQGQEVNTIAARELANQDDLLLRRNSQNGRIECLTNKSAIALNEALHAHN, encoded by the coding sequence ATGCTGAGTTTTGCGCTTGGAATTGGCACTCAAAACACCCAGGGCGACTGGCTGGAAATTTACTATCCTGCGCCACTGCTTAACCCGGCAGAGAGCTTAGTAACTGCTGCCAAAGAGGCGCTTGATGCGCCAACAGGCAATGCGCCTGTCAGCTTTTTACCAGAAGACTGCACACGCCTTGCCAAAGCGCTGGAGGCAGCAGGCCATCCAGAGCAGGCGGAACTTGCCGAAGCACTCGCGGCTAGCCAGCGCCCGTTGGTTGCCATGTTCATGGAAAGCGACCAGGCACCACAAACCGCCCCCGAGGTTTACCTTAAACTGCACCTGCTTTCCCACCGTTTAGTGAAGCCCCATGGGCTGGATCTAACCGGCATGTTCGGCCTATTACGCAATATCGCCTGGACCAATGAAGGCGCAATTGATATTGAAGAACTGCCCGCCCGTCGACTAAAAGCGCGCTTAGCTGGCCGTACGCTGTCTGTTGATTGCGTCGACAAATTCCCCAAAATGACCGACTACGTCGTACCCACCGGCATCCGCATTGCCGATACTGCCCGCGTACGCTTAGGTGCCTATCTTGGTGAAGGCACTACCGTGATGCACGAAGGCTTCGTCAACTTTAACGCCGGCACCGAAGGCCCCGGCATGATTGAAGGGCGTATTTCGGCGGGCGTAGTGGTAGGCAAAGGCTCGGATCTCGGTGGCGGCTGCTCAACAATGGGCACCCTTTCCGGCGGCGGCAATATCATTATTAAAGTCGGCGAAGGCTGTTTGATTGGCGCCAATGCTGGTATCGGCATTCCGCTAGGCGACCGCTGCACCGTAGAAGCGGGCCTGTACATCACCGCCGGTTCGAAAGTCACCCTGTTAGATGACCAAGGCCAAGAGGTCAATACCATCGCCGCCCGCGAGCTGGCGAACCAAGATGACCTGCTATTGCGCCGTAACTCGCAAAATGGCCGCATTGAGTGCCTGACGAATAAAAGCGCCATTGCGCTAAACGAGGCGTTGCATGCCCATAACTGA
- a CDS encoding [protein-PII] uridylyltransferase: MLLHHYRFEPDTALYDLDAFRTELAGARSPIAPFKAALRELQARLDDQFRAGADIRDLVRGRAWYLDQLLAIAWTQHEWPDNGIALVAVGGYGRGELHPHSDIDLLLLLEHDDDTPFREPLTAFITFLWDIGLEIGHSVRSLNDCEREAEADVTVITNLLESRLIAGPERLREQMRERLNAEHLWPANHFFEAKWQEQIARHYRYNNSEYHLEPNLKSSPGGLRDIQMIGWVAKRHFGTEQYTDIVANGFMNDAELRILSQGQAFLWQVRYALHMLTGRAEDRLLFDHQRTIAEMFGFRDTPERLAVEQFMKRYYRHVTALAGLNDMLLQHFDEVILRGKEALETVKLNERFETKGGYIQVRSRNLFRERPAAMLELFLLMAKHPEIEGVRADTIRLIRDHRHQIDDHYREDPRHQRLFMSILRAPGNVPRQLRRMNRYGILGKYLPEFGRAVGLMQHDLFHIYTVDAHTLRLLKFLHGFRKPDAKDDFPVAATLIHQLPKLDLLWIAGLFHDIGKGRGGDHSEIGAKDVAQFCKRHHVSQRDSNLVSWLVEHHLLMSMTAQKRDISDPDVIRDFALVVRDEARLDYLYVLTVADINATNPTLWNGWRASLLRQLYAETKRALRRGLNNPPDRDDWVRETRTEARSLLQTIGVDSHQIDQLWESLGEDYFLQYAPSEIVWQTQGILAHQPSPLPLVLISAPTEDMAEGGTKVFIHTRSVDDLFAATAAAMEQLGLSIHDARIATSHNNWTLNTFIVLDSYGQPIRDISRIEEMRQHLVEELDDPDDYPEIVTRHTPRQLKHFKVPTEVLIEQDPANERTLLELTAPDRPGLLARVGRIFMEQDIALSAAKIATLGERVEDVFFITDKAGEPLTDPERQQKLRERLIEVLGV, from the coding sequence ATGCTACTCCACCACTACCGGTTTGAGCCGGACACAGCGCTGTATGACCTTGATGCTTTTCGCACCGAACTTGCGGGAGCACGCTCCCCAATAGCGCCATTCAAGGCGGCCCTTCGCGAGCTTCAAGCACGACTTGACGATCAGTTTCGCGCCGGGGCCGACATTCGTGACTTAGTACGTGGTCGAGCGTGGTATCTTGACCAGCTACTCGCCATCGCCTGGACACAGCACGAATGGCCAGATAACGGTATTGCACTGGTAGCGGTGGGAGGCTATGGCCGCGGTGAACTACATCCCCACTCCGACATCGATCTGTTATTGCTACTAGAGCACGATGACGACACACCTTTCCGTGAGCCACTTACTGCCTTTATCACTTTCCTCTGGGATATTGGGCTGGAAATAGGCCACAGTGTGCGCTCGCTCAACGACTGCGAGCGGGAAGCCGAGGCAGATGTCACGGTGATCACCAACCTGCTCGAATCACGCCTGATTGCCGGCCCAGAACGACTGCGCGAGCAGATGCGCGAGCGGCTTAATGCAGAACACCTCTGGCCTGCCAACCATTTTTTCGAGGCCAAGTGGCAAGAGCAGATCGCCCGTCACTACCGCTATAACAATTCTGAGTACCACTTAGAGCCAAACCTTAAAAGCTCACCAGGCGGGCTGCGTGATATTCAGATGATTGGCTGGGTGGCGAAGCGCCACTTTGGCACCGAGCAGTACACCGATATTGTTGCCAATGGCTTTATGAACGATGCAGAGCTGCGCATTTTAAGCCAGGGCCAAGCCTTTTTGTGGCAGGTTCGCTACGCCTTGCACATGCTCACTGGCCGCGCTGAAGACCGCCTGCTGTTCGATCACCAGCGCACCATCGCGGAGATGTTCGGCTTCAGAGACACGCCCGAACGCCTAGCGGTTGAGCAGTTTATGAAACGCTACTACCGGCATGTCACTGCCCTTGCAGGACTTAACGACATGCTGCTGCAACACTTTGACGAAGTCATTCTACGCGGCAAAGAAGCGCTGGAAACCGTTAAACTGAACGAGCGCTTTGAAACCAAAGGCGGCTACATTCAGGTGCGTTCGCGCAACCTGTTCCGTGAACGGCCAGCAGCAATGCTAGAGCTGTTTCTATTGATGGCTAAGCACCCAGAGATAGAGGGCGTACGTGCGGACACGATCCGCTTGATACGCGACCACCGCCATCAGATTGACGACCACTACCGAGAAGACCCACGCCACCAGCGGCTCTTTATGTCCATTTTACGGGCTCCTGGCAACGTTCCCCGCCAACTCAGACGAATGAACCGCTACGGGATTCTAGGTAAGTACTTACCGGAATTTGGTCGCGCTGTGGGACTAATGCAGCACGACCTGTTTCATATCTACACGGTAGACGCCCATACCCTGCGTCTGCTGAAGTTTCTGCATGGCTTTCGCAAGCCAGATGCCAAAGATGACTTCCCGGTGGCAGCCACGCTGATTCATCAGCTGCCTAAGCTGGACCTATTATGGATTGCAGGCCTGTTTCACGATATTGGTAAAGGCCGCGGCGGCGACCATTCAGAAATAGGCGCCAAAGATGTTGCCCAGTTCTGTAAACGCCACCATGTTTCCCAGCGCGACTCCAACTTAGTGAGCTGGCTGGTAGAGCATCATCTTTTGATGTCCATGACGGCCCAGAAACGCGATATCAGCGATCCTGATGTAATCCGCGACTTTGCCCTCGTGGTGCGCGATGAAGCGCGCTTAGACTACCTCTACGTGCTTACCGTGGCCGATATTAACGCCACCAACCCCACGCTATGGAACGGCTGGCGAGCATCCCTGTTACGTCAGCTTTACGCGGAAACCAAGCGAGCACTGCGGCGCGGCTTAAACAACCCGCCCGACAGGGATGACTGGGTGCGCGAAACCCGCACTGAAGCTCGCTCATTACTGCAAACCATCGGGGTGGATAGCCACCAGATTGACCAGTTGTGGGAATCCCTTGGTGAGGACTACTTCCTCCAGTACGCCCCCAGCGAAATCGTCTGGCAAACTCAAGGTATTCTCGCCCACCAGCCCTCACCACTGCCGCTAGTATTGATCAGCGCACCTACTGAAGACATGGCTGAAGGCGGCACCAAGGTATTCATTCATACTCGCTCAGTAGATGACTTGTTCGCCGCTACCGCCGCGGCTATGGAGCAGCTAGGGCTCTCGATTCACGATGCGCGCATCGCCACCTCTCACAACAACTGGACACTCAATACTTTTATTGTGCTGGATAGTTACGGTCAGCCCATTCGTGACATCAGCCGTATAGAGGAGATGCGCCAGCACTTAGTGGAAGAGCTGGATGACCCGGATGACTACCCCGAAATCGTTACTCGCCACACACCTCGCCAGTTAAAGCACTTTAAAGTTCCCACCGAGGTGTTGATTGAGCAAGACCCCGCTAACGAGCGCACACTTCTTGAGCTAACCGCTCCTGATCGGCCCGGCCTGCTAGCCAGGGTGGGACGGATCTTTATGGAGCAGGATATCGCACTGTCGGCGGCCAAAATTGCCACCCTGGGGGAGCGGGTAGAGGACGTTTTTTTCATCACAGATAAAGCCGGCGAACCACTTACCGACCCAGAGCGTCAGCAGAAGCTGCGCGAACGGCTTATCGAAGTCTTGGGTGTTTAA
- the dapC gene encoding succinyldiaminopimelate transaminase codes for MNPDLNALHPYPFEKLAALKAALTPPAGLEHIPLTIGEPQHAPYPGALEALVAHQLEMARYPATNGLPALRETIAHWASQRFQLPGLDAERQILPVNGTREAIFAFVQAALDRNRPAKVAVPNPFYQIYEGATLLAGGEPLYLDCTAENGFRPDFSVVSPATWRDVQIVFICSPGNPTGAVTPLAEFKQLIALADEHDFIIASDECYSELYLNEDAPPPGLLQACAELGRDDYRRCVVFHSLSKRSNLPGLRSGFVAGDADLLAPFKRYRTYHGCAMSLPLQHASIAAWQDETHVRANRDAYREKFTAVTDVLAPVMDFPTPEASFYLWPSVPGGDDIAFTQRLYAEQHVSVLPGSLMGRPGHNGHNPGAGRLRLALVAELEPTLEAAKRLRQLIELG; via the coding sequence ATGAATCCTGATCTTAATGCCCTGCATCCTTATCCGTTTGAAAAACTGGCAGCGCTTAAAGCAGCGCTTACGCCACCGGCGGGGCTTGAACACATTCCGCTAACGATTGGTGAGCCCCAGCACGCTCCTTACCCAGGCGCACTGGAAGCCTTAGTGGCACATCAGCTGGAAATGGCCCGCTACCCAGCGACTAACGGCCTACCCGCGCTACGCGAAACGATTGCTCATTGGGCTAGCCAGCGCTTTCAGTTGCCAGGACTGGACGCCGAACGCCAGATACTCCCCGTTAACGGCACGCGGGAAGCGATTTTTGCCTTTGTACAGGCAGCCCTGGATCGCAACCGCCCAGCCAAGGTGGCCGTACCCAACCCGTTCTATCAGATTTATGAAGGCGCGACCCTGCTGGCAGGCGGTGAGCCGCTCTATCTAGACTGCACCGCCGAGAACGGCTTTCGTCCAGATTTTTCAGTGGTAAGCCCAGCCACCTGGCGCGATGTACAGATCGTCTTTATCTGCTCGCCAGGCAACCCCACCGGCGCAGTCACACCGCTTGCTGAATTCAAACAGCTCATTGCACTGGCCGATGAACACGACTTTATCATTGCCTCCGACGAGTGCTACTCCGAGCTTTACCTGAATGAAGACGCCCCTCCTCCAGGCCTGCTACAGGCCTGTGCCGAGCTAGGCCGCGACGACTACCGACGCTGCGTGGTATTTCATTCGCTCTCCAAGCGTTCAAACCTGCCTGGACTTCGCTCTGGCTTTGTAGCTGGTGATGCTGACTTATTGGCACCTTTTAAGCGCTACCGCACCTATCACGGCTGCGCGATGTCGCTACCGCTCCAGCATGCATCAATCGCCGCCTGGCAGGATGAAACACACGTACGCGCCAACCGCGACGCCTACCGCGAAAAGTTTACCGCGGTAACCGACGTACTGGCCCCAGTGATGGACTTCCCCACTCCAGAAGCCAGTTTTTACCTCTGGCCATCTGTACCTGGCGGTGACGACATCGCCTTTACCCAGCGGCTTTACGCCGAACAACACGTTAGCGTGTTACCCGGCAGCCTAATGGGCCGCCCAGGGCATAATGGCCATAACCCAGGGGCAGGCCGGCTACGCTTAGCTCTAGTGGCGGAACTTGAGCCGACACTGGAAGCGGCTAAGCGCCTACGTCAACTGATCGAACTCGGCTAG
- the frr gene encoding ribosome recycling factor, translated as MINDIKKDAESRMKKSVEALNGNFNKIRTGRAHPSILDAVTVDYYGSQVPLSQVASVNVEDARTLAVAPWEQGMVAKVEKAIMTSDLGLNPSSAGNVIRVPMPMLTEETRKGYIKQARSEAENARVAVRNVRRDANGDFKSLLKDKEITEDDQRQGEDEIQKLTDKFIAEIDKALAAKEQDLMQV; from the coding sequence GTGATCAACGACATTAAGAAAGATGCAGAATCTCGCATGAAGAAAAGCGTTGAAGCGCTGAATGGCAACTTCAACAAGATCCGTACTGGGCGTGCTCACCCCAGTATTTTGGATGCTGTAACTGTCGACTATTACGGTAGCCAAGTGCCGCTAAGCCAAGTGGCTTCGGTTAACGTGGAAGATGCGCGTACGCTGGCGGTAGCTCCCTGGGAGCAGGGCATGGTGGCTAAAGTTGAAAAGGCCATCATGACGTCAGATCTTGGTCTTAATCCTTCAAGTGCCGGGAACGTGATCCGCGTACCGATGCCGATGTTGACCGAGGAGACTCGGAAAGGCTACATCAAGCAGGCACGTAGCGAAGCCGAAAACGCCCGAGTTGCTGTACGAAATGTACGTCGCGATGCCAACGGTGATTTCAAATCCTTGCTTAAGGATAAAGAGATTACTGAAGATGATCAGCGTCAAGGGGAAGACGAAATCCAGAAGCTGACCGATAAGTTTATCGCTGAGATCGATAAGGCGCTTGCCGCAAAAGAACAAGATCTCATGCAGGTATAG
- the rpsB gene encoding 30S ribosomal protein S2 codes for MSHVNMRDLLKAGAHFGHQTKYWNPKMGKFIFGARNKIHIINLEHTLPALNEAIDVIEKMAASNNKILFVGTKRSASKIIKEEANRVNQPFVNHRWLGGMLTNFKTIRQSIKRLRDLEVMREDGTFDKLTKKEVLMATREQEKLERSIGGIKNMGGLPDALFVIDVDHERIAINEANKLGIPVIGVVDTNSNPDGVDYVIPGNDDSIRAIQIYVKAIADACNRAKEGRPDEFVEVAEEAASVDTDAAAE; via the coding sequence ATGTCTCACGTTAATATGCGTGACCTGCTGAAAGCAGGCGCTCACTTCGGTCACCAAACCAAGTACTGGAACCCGAAGATGGGTAAGTTCATCTTCGGCGCGCGCAACAAGATTCACATCATCAACCTCGAGCACACTCTGCCGGCGCTTAATGAAGCGATCGACGTGATTGAGAAGATGGCGGCATCCAACAACAAAATTTTGTTTGTTGGCACCAAGCGCAGCGCCAGTAAGATCATCAAAGAAGAAGCAAATCGCGTTAATCAGCCGTTCGTTAACCATCGCTGGTTAGGCGGTATGCTGACTAACTTCAAGACTATTCGTCAGTCTATCAAGCGTCTGCGTGACCTAGAAGTTATGCGCGAAGACGGTACTTTCGACAAGCTGACCAAGAAAGAAGTTTTGATGGCAACGCGTGAGCAAGAGAAGCTTGAGCGTTCTATCGGCGGTATCAAGAACATGGGTGGCCTGCCGGACGCTCTGTTCGTTATCGACGTTGACCACGAGCGTATCGCGATCAACGAAGCCAACAAACTGGGTATCCCAGTTATTGGTGTAGTAGATACCAACTCAAACCCGGATGGCGTTGACTACGTAATCCCGGGTAACGATGACTCCATCCGCGCTATTCAGATTTACGTTAAGGCAATTGCCGACGCCTGTAACCGCGCTAAAGAAGGTCGTCCAGACGAGTTTGTTGAAGTTGCTGAAGAAGCCGCTTCCGTCGACACGGACGCTGCTGCAGAGTAA
- the map gene encoding type I methionyl aminopeptidase yields the protein MNVPIKTPSEIEKMREAGRQAASVIEMITPLIKAGISTGEIDRLCHDFIVKELGSAPAPLNYHGFPKATCTSINHVVCHGIPDDAKKLKNGDIMNLDITVKTPDGYHGDSSVMFVIGETIQGERLCRITQECLYKSIALVKPGVRLSELARVIQQHAEAHGYSVVRDFCGHGIGADFHEDPQFLHYDGYAPDADISLEAGMCFTIEPMINVGGYKTKVLRDGWTAVTKDRSLSAQWEHTLLVTDTGVEVLTARSDEDLSFISR from the coding sequence ATGAACGTTCCCATCAAGACGCCTTCTGAAATCGAGAAAATGCGCGAAGCCGGACGCCAAGCCGCCAGCGTCATTGAAATGATCACTCCGCTCATCAAAGCGGGCATTAGCACCGGCGAAATTGACCGCCTTTGTCATGACTTTATCGTCAAAGAGTTAGGTTCGGCACCGGCACCGCTTAACTATCACGGCTTCCCCAAAGCCACCTGCACTTCGATTAACCATGTGGTGTGCCACGGCATTCCCGATGATGCCAAAAAGCTCAAGAACGGCGACATCATGAACCTGGATATTACCGTAAAAACCCCTGACGGCTATCACGGCGATTCCAGTGTAATGTTTGTCATCGGCGAAACCATCCAAGGCGAACGCCTGTGCCGTATCACCCAAGAGTGTTTGTATAAAAGCATCGCACTGGTCAAACCTGGCGTGCGCTTATCCGAACTCGCCCGCGTGATTCAGCAGCATGCAGAAGCTCACGGCTACTCCGTGGTGCGCGACTTTTGTGGCCACGGCATCGGCGCCGACTTCCACGAAGACCCTCAGTTTTTACACTATGACGGCTATGCACCAGACGCCGATATTTCCCTGGAAGCGGGCATGTGTTTCACCATTGAGCCAATGATTAACGTGGGTGGTTATAAAACCAAGGTACTACGTGATGGCTGGACAGCTGTGACCAAGGACCGTAGCCTGTCCGCTCAGTGGGAGCACACGCTACTTGTTACCGATACCGGCGTTGAGGTGCTAACCGCACGCAGCGACGAAGACCTTAGTTTTATTAGCCGCTAA
- the pyrH gene encoding UMP kinase — MSRDVQESSPAAIPSKIEKSKSKYKRILLKLSGEALMGEHDFGIDPKVLDRMALEIGQLVGIGVQVGIVIGGGNLFRGAALNEAGMDRVTGDHMGMLATVMNALAMRDALERSNIRSRVMSAIPMSGVVEHYDRRTAIRYLTSGDVVLFSAGTGNPFFTTDSAACLRGIEVDVDVVIKATKVDGVYNKDPVKHPDAVKYDQLSYDDALEQKLGVMDLTAICLVRDHNMPVRVFDMNKPGALLNLVVGGKEGTLIDRG, encoded by the coding sequence ATGTCACGCGATGTTCAAGAGTCTAGCCCCGCTGCTATCCCCAGTAAAATCGAGAAGTCTAAGTCAAAATATAAGCGTATTTTGCTGAAGCTTTCTGGTGAAGCGCTAATGGGGGAGCACGATTTTGGTATTGATCCTAAAGTGTTGGATCGCATGGCGCTTGAGATCGGCCAGTTGGTCGGTATAGGTGTTCAGGTGGGTATTGTAATTGGTGGTGGTAACCTCTTCCGTGGCGCCGCACTAAACGAAGCCGGTATGGACCGGGTGACGGGTGACCACATGGGAATGCTGGCAACAGTGATGAATGCCCTGGCAATGCGCGATGCCCTGGAGCGTTCTAATATTCGTTCGCGGGTCATGTCAGCGATTCCCATGAGTGGTGTGGTGGAGCACTATGACCGCCGCACTGCCATCCGCTATTTAACATCTGGCGATGTTGTGCTGTTTTCTGCGGGCACCGGTAATCCTTTCTTCACGACCGACTCCGCTGCTTGTCTGCGTGGCATTGAAGTGGACGTGGATGTTGTGATCAAGGCCACCAAGGTCGATGGCGTGTACAATAAGGATCCTGTTAAACATCCTGATGCCGTGAAGTACGACCAGCTCTCTTATGACGACGCCCTAGAGCAAAAATTGGGTGTGATGGATTTGACCGCTATCTGCCTGGTACGTGACCATAATATGCCAGTGCGGGTATTCGATATGAACAAGCCTGGCGCCCTGCTGAATTTGGTAGTAGGGGGCAAGGAAGGCACGCTGATAGACAGAGGGTAA